One genomic window of Sebaldella sp. S0638 includes the following:
- a CDS encoding flavodoxin has protein sequence MKILIVYYSFEGNCKYVAEEISKSVNAEILELKPKADVKAKGILKYIFGGKQAFANEHPELFPLEKNVDSYDFIFLGTPVWKLNYAPALKTFFSENKIKEKKVALFSCGKGGMGKALENMKKELYENEVISEMEFLNPLKQTKYNMETMVETWVDNIMEAF, from the coding sequence ATGAAAATTTTGATAGTTTATTATTCTTTTGAAGGAAATTGCAAGTATGTGGCAGAAGAGATCAGTAAAAGCGTGAATGCCGAAATTTTGGAATTGAAACCTAAAGCAGATGTAAAAGCTAAGGGAATACTAAAATATATTTTTGGCGGAAAACAGGCTTTTGCAAATGAACACCCTGAACTCTTTCCGTTGGAAAAGAATGTTGATTCTTATGATTTTATCTTTCTGGGGACACCGGTATGGAAATTGAATTATGCTCCGGCATTAAAGACTTTTTTTTCAGAGAATAAAATAAAGGAAAAGAAAGTAGCTTTATTTAGCTGTGGTAAAGGCGGAATGGGAAAAGCGCTGGAAAACATGAAAAAAGAACTTTATGAAAATGAAGTGATAAGCGAAATGGAATTTTTAAATCCGCTGAAACAGACAAAATACAATATGGAAACAATGGTAGAGACTTGGGTAGATAATATTATGGAAGCATTTTAA